A DNA window from Bos javanicus breed banteng chromosome 10, ARS-OSU_banteng_1.0, whole genome shotgun sequence contains the following coding sequences:
- the DTWD1 gene encoding tRNA-uridine aminocarboxypropyltransferase 1 isoform X3: MSLNTPVFLKEREEDTSKFVEIQQSQTTCIAAEDPLQNLCLASQDVLKNAQQNGRSKCLKCGGSRMFYCYTCYVPVENVPVEQIPHVKLPLKIDIIKHPNETDGKSTAVHAKLLAPEFVNIYTYPCIPEYEEKDHEVALVFPGPKSVSVKDISFHLQKKSQNSIRGKNDDLDKPSIKRKKTEEPDLNDSKCKDTTLKKIVFIDSTWNQTNKIFTDERLQVVMFGCESWTIKKTECQRIDAFELWCWRLLRFPWTARRSKQSILIIILIIKEINPEYALELLILKLKFQYLGHLMQRADLLGCYKLS; this comes from the exons ATGTCTCTCAATACACCTGTATTTctcaaagaaagggaagaagatacTTCAAAATTTGTGGAAATACAGCAGTCACAAACTACATGCATAGCTGCAGAAGATCCTCTTCAAAACTTATGCTTAGCATCTCAAGACGTTCTTAAAAATGCTCAGCAAAATGGAAGATCAAAATGTCTCAAGTGTGGTGGTTCAAGAATGTTCTACTGCTATACATGTTACGTCCCAGTTGAAAATGTACCTGTTGAACAGATACCACATGTGAAG cTACCATTGAAGATTGACATCATTAAACATCCGAATGAAACAGATGGCAAAAGCACTGCTGTACATGCAAAACTCTTAGCACctgaatttgtaaatatttatacatatccGTGCATTCCAGAATATGAAGAAAAGGACCATGAA GTTGCACTTGTATTTCCTGGACCTAAGTCTGTTTCAGTAAAAGATATTTCTTTTCATCTacaaaaaaagagtcaaaatagCATTAGAGGCAAAAATGATGACCTTGATAAGCCATCCATTAAAcgcaagaaaactgaagaaccGGATTTGAATGACAGCAAGTGCAAAGacacaacactgaaaaaaatTGTATTCATAGATAGCACCTggaaccaaacaaacaaaatattcacTGATGAGAGACTTCAAg tagtcatgttcggatgtgagagttggaccataaagaagactgagtgccaaagaatcgatgcttttgaactgtggtgctggagacttttgagattcccttggactgcaaggagatcaaaacagtcaatcctaataATAATCctaataataaaggaaatcaatcctgaatatgcattggagttactgatactgaagctgaagttccaataccttggccacctcatgcaaagagccgacttattg GGTTGCTACAAGTTGAgttga
- the DTWD1 gene encoding tRNA-uridine aminocarboxypropyltransferase 1 isoform X6: protein MSLNTPVFLKEREEDTSKFVEIQQSQTTCIAAEDPLQNLCLASQDVLKNAQQNGRSKCLKCGGSRMFYCYTCYVPVENVPVEQIPHVKLPLKIDIIKHPNETDGKSTAVHAKLLAPEFVNIYTYPCIPEYEEKDHEVALVFPGPKSVSVKDISFHLQKKSQNSIRGKNDDLDKPSIKRKKTEEPDLNDSKCKDTTLKKIVFIDSTWNQTNKIFTDERLQGTSRQEKESSSYLSQKEMELLL, encoded by the exons ATGTCTCTCAATACACCTGTATTTctcaaagaaagggaagaagatacTTCAAAATTTGTGGAAATACAGCAGTCACAAACTACATGCATAGCTGCAGAAGATCCTCTTCAAAACTTATGCTTAGCATCTCAAGACGTTCTTAAAAATGCTCAGCAAAATGGAAGATCAAAATGTCTCAAGTGTGGTGGTTCAAGAATGTTCTACTGCTATACATGTTACGTCCCAGTTGAAAATGTACCTGTTGAACAGATACCACATGTGAAG cTACCATTGAAGATTGACATCATTAAACATCCGAATGAAACAGATGGCAAAAGCACTGCTGTACATGCAAAACTCTTAGCACctgaatttgtaaatatttatacatatccGTGCATTCCAGAATATGAAGAAAAGGACCATGAA GTTGCACTTGTATTTCCTGGACCTAAGTCTGTTTCAGTAAAAGATATTTCTTTTCATCTacaaaaaaagagtcaaaatagCATTAGAGGCAAAAATGATGACCTTGATAAGCCATCCATTAAAcgcaagaaaactgaagaaccGGATTTGAATGACAGCAAGTGCAAAGacacaacactgaaaaaaatTGTATTCATAGATAGCACCTggaaccaaacaaacaaaatattcacTGATGAGAGACTTCAAg
- the DTWD1 gene encoding tRNA-uridine aminocarboxypropyltransferase 1 isoform X4: protein MSLNTPVFLKEREEDTSKFVEIQQSQTTCIAAEDPLQNLCLASQDVLKNAQQNGRSKCLKCGGSRMFYCYTCYVPVENVPVEQIPHVKLPLKIDIIKHPNETDGKSTAVHAKLLAPEFVNIYTYPCIPEYEEKDHEVALVFPGPKSVSVKDISFHLQKKSQNSIRGKNDDLDKPSIKRKKTEEPDLNDSKCKDTTLKKIVFIDSTWNQTNKIFTDERLQGLLQVELKTRKTCFWRHQKGKPDTFLSTIEAIYYFLVDYHTDILKEKYKGQYDNLLFFYSFMHQLIKNAKCPGDKETRKLTH from the exons ATGTCTCTCAATACACCTGTATTTctcaaagaaagggaagaagatacTTCAAAATTTGTGGAAATACAGCAGTCACAAACTACATGCATAGCTGCAGAAGATCCTCTTCAAAACTTATGCTTAGCATCTCAAGACGTTCTTAAAAATGCTCAGCAAAATGGAAGATCAAAATGTCTCAAGTGTGGTGGTTCAAGAATGTTCTACTGCTATACATGTTACGTCCCAGTTGAAAATGTACCTGTTGAACAGATACCACATGTGAAG cTACCATTGAAGATTGACATCATTAAACATCCGAATGAAACAGATGGCAAAAGCACTGCTGTACATGCAAAACTCTTAGCACctgaatttgtaaatatttatacatatccGTGCATTCCAGAATATGAAGAAAAGGACCATGAA GTTGCACTTGTATTTCCTGGACCTAAGTCTGTTTCAGTAAAAGATATTTCTTTTCATCTacaaaaaaagagtcaaaatagCATTAGAGGCAAAAATGATGACCTTGATAAGCCATCCATTAAAcgcaagaaaactgaagaaccGGATTTGAATGACAGCAAGTGCAAAGacacaacactgaaaaaaatTGTATTCATAGATAGCACCTggaaccaaacaaacaaaatattcacTGATGAGAGACTTCAAg GGTTGCTACAAGTTGAgttgaaaacaagaaaaacttgCTTTTGGCGCCATCAAAAAGGAAAGCCAGATACCTTCCTTTCCACAATTGAAGCCATTTACTACTTTTTGGTAGACTATCATACTGatatattaaaagagaaatacaaaggacaatatgataatcttttatttttctactcttttatGCACCAGTTGATAAAGAATGCCAAGTGCCCTGGagacaaggaaacaagaaaacttACCCATTAG
- the DTWD1 gene encoding tRNA-uridine aminocarboxypropyltransferase 1 isoform X5 — MFYCYTCYVPVENVPVEQIPHVKLPLKIDIIKHPNETDGKSTAVHAKLLAPEFVNIYTYPCIPEYEEKDHEVALVFPGPKSVSVKDISFHLQKKSQNSIRGKNDDLDKPSIKRKKTEEPDLNDSKCKDTTLKKIVFIDSTWNQTNKIFTDERLQVVMFGCESWTIKKTECQRIDAFELWCWRLLRFPWTARRSKQSILIIILIIKEINPEYALELLILKLKFQYLGHLMQRADLLVKILMLGKIEGKRRRGQRRMRWLDGIINSMNMNLSKPHEIVNDREAWHAAVHGVTKSKAQLSN; from the exons ATGTTCTACTGCTATACATGTTACGTCCCAGTTGAAAATGTACCTGTTGAACAGATACCACATGTGAAG cTACCATTGAAGATTGACATCATTAAACATCCGAATGAAACAGATGGCAAAAGCACTGCTGTACATGCAAAACTCTTAGCACctgaatttgtaaatatttatacatatccGTGCATTCCAGAATATGAAGAAAAGGACCATGAA GTTGCACTTGTATTTCCTGGACCTAAGTCTGTTTCAGTAAAAGATATTTCTTTTCATCTacaaaaaaagagtcaaaatagCATTAGAGGCAAAAATGATGACCTTGATAAGCCATCCATTAAAcgcaagaaaactgaagaaccGGATTTGAATGACAGCAAGTGCAAAGacacaacactgaaaaaaatTGTATTCATAGATAGCACCTggaaccaaacaaacaaaatattcacTGATGAGAGACTTCAAg tagtcatgttcggatgtgagagttggaccataaagaagactgagtgccaaagaatcgatgcttttgaactgtggtgctggagacttttgagattcccttggactgcaaggagatcaaaacagtcaatcctaataATAATCctaataataaaggaaatcaatcctgaatatgcattggagttactgatactgaagctgaagttccaataccttggccacctcatgcaaagagccgacttattggtaaagattctgatgctgggaaagattgagggcaaaaggagaagggggcagcggaggatgagatggttggatggcatcatcaactcaatgaacatgaatttgagcaaaccccatgagatagtgaatgacagagaagcctggcatgctgcagtccatggggtcacaaagagtaaggcacaacttagcaactga
- the DTWD1 gene encoding tRNA-uridine aminocarboxypropyltransferase 1 isoform X2, with the protein MSLNTPVFLKEREEDTSKFVEIQQSQTTCIAAEDPLQNLCLASQDVLKNAQQNGRSKCLKCGGSRMFYCYTCYVPVENVPVEQIPHVKLPLKIDIIKHPNETDGKSTAVHAKLLAPEFVNIYTYPCIPEYEEKDHEVALVFPGPKSVSVKDISFHLQKKSQNSIRGKNDDLDKPSIKRKKTEEPDLNDSKCKDTTLKKIVFIDSTWNQTNKIFTDERLQVMFGCESWTIKKTECQRIDAFELWCWRLLRFPWTARRSKQSILIIILIIKEINPEYALELLILKLKFQYLGHLMQRADLLVKILMLGKIEGKRRRGQRRMRWLDGIINSMNMNLSKPHEIVNDREAWHAAVHGVTKSKAQLSN; encoded by the exons ATGTCTCTCAATACACCTGTATTTctcaaagaaagggaagaagatacTTCAAAATTTGTGGAAATACAGCAGTCACAAACTACATGCATAGCTGCAGAAGATCCTCTTCAAAACTTATGCTTAGCATCTCAAGACGTTCTTAAAAATGCTCAGCAAAATGGAAGATCAAAATGTCTCAAGTGTGGTGGTTCAAGAATGTTCTACTGCTATACATGTTACGTCCCAGTTGAAAATGTACCTGTTGAACAGATACCACATGTGAAG cTACCATTGAAGATTGACATCATTAAACATCCGAATGAAACAGATGGCAAAAGCACTGCTGTACATGCAAAACTCTTAGCACctgaatttgtaaatatttatacatatccGTGCATTCCAGAATATGAAGAAAAGGACCATGAA GTTGCACTTGTATTTCCTGGACCTAAGTCTGTTTCAGTAAAAGATATTTCTTTTCATCTacaaaaaaagagtcaaaatagCATTAGAGGCAAAAATGATGACCTTGATAAGCCATCCATTAAAcgcaagaaaactgaagaaccGGATTTGAATGACAGCAAGTGCAAAGacacaacactgaaaaaaatTGTATTCATAGATAGCACCTggaaccaaacaaacaaaatattcacTGATGAGAGACTTCAAg tcatgttcggatgtgagagttggaccataaagaagactgagtgccaaagaatcgatgcttttgaactgtggtgctggagacttttgagattcccttggactgcaaggagatcaaaacagtcaatcctaataATAATCctaataataaaggaaatcaatcctgaatatgcattggagttactgatactgaagctgaagttccaataccttggccacctcatgcaaagagccgacttattggtaaagattctgatgctgggaaagattgagggcaaaaggagaagggggcagcggaggatgagatggttggatggcatcatcaactcaatgaacatgaatttgagcaaaccccatgagatagtgaatgacagagaagcctggcatgctgcagtccatggggtcacaaagagtaaggcacaacttagcaactga
- the DTWD1 gene encoding tRNA-uridine aminocarboxypropyltransferase 1 isoform X1, which translates to MSLNTPVFLKEREEDTSKFVEIQQSQTTCIAAEDPLQNLCLASQDVLKNAQQNGRSKCLKCGGSRMFYCYTCYVPVENVPVEQIPHVKLPLKIDIIKHPNETDGKSTAVHAKLLAPEFVNIYTYPCIPEYEEKDHEVALVFPGPKSVSVKDISFHLQKKSQNSIRGKNDDLDKPSIKRKKTEEPDLNDSKCKDTTLKKIVFIDSTWNQTNKIFTDERLQVVMFGCESWTIKKTECQRIDAFELWCWRLLRFPWTARRSKQSILIIILIIKEINPEYALELLILKLKFQYLGHLMQRADLLVKILMLGKIEGKRRRGQRRMRWLDGIINSMNMNLSKPHEIVNDREAWHAAVHGVTKSKAQLSN; encoded by the exons ATGTCTCTCAATACACCTGTATTTctcaaagaaagggaagaagatacTTCAAAATTTGTGGAAATACAGCAGTCACAAACTACATGCATAGCTGCAGAAGATCCTCTTCAAAACTTATGCTTAGCATCTCAAGACGTTCTTAAAAATGCTCAGCAAAATGGAAGATCAAAATGTCTCAAGTGTGGTGGTTCAAGAATGTTCTACTGCTATACATGTTACGTCCCAGTTGAAAATGTACCTGTTGAACAGATACCACATGTGAAG cTACCATTGAAGATTGACATCATTAAACATCCGAATGAAACAGATGGCAAAAGCACTGCTGTACATGCAAAACTCTTAGCACctgaatttgtaaatatttatacatatccGTGCATTCCAGAATATGAAGAAAAGGACCATGAA GTTGCACTTGTATTTCCTGGACCTAAGTCTGTTTCAGTAAAAGATATTTCTTTTCATCTacaaaaaaagagtcaaaatagCATTAGAGGCAAAAATGATGACCTTGATAAGCCATCCATTAAAcgcaagaaaactgaagaaccGGATTTGAATGACAGCAAGTGCAAAGacacaacactgaaaaaaatTGTATTCATAGATAGCACCTggaaccaaacaaacaaaatattcacTGATGAGAGACTTCAAg tagtcatgttcggatgtgagagttggaccataaagaagactgagtgccaaagaatcgatgcttttgaactgtggtgctggagacttttgagattcccttggactgcaaggagatcaaaacagtcaatcctaataATAATCctaataataaaggaaatcaatcctgaatatgcattggagttactgatactgaagctgaagttccaataccttggccacctcatgcaaagagccgacttattggtaaagattctgatgctgggaaagattgagggcaaaaggagaagggggcagcggaggatgagatggttggatggcatcatcaactcaatgaacatgaatttgagcaaaccccatgagatagtgaatgacagagaagcctggcatgctgcagtccatggggtcacaaagagtaaggcacaacttagcaactga